A genome region from Pseudanabaena sp. Chao 1811 includes the following:
- a CDS encoding transposase, whose product MIFQKLQEFRKSIYEYLGTGKDAVFEIMDAVLTSPSISSYVSLSMNPLFRRKWSSIYEGLRDSRPVRAKLMKLMVQELPTEEQPLLAGDNSVWLRPDAETLKERGFHHGKDESIDVGQSYSTLAWIPEASGSWALPIKHERISSFETPVSKAAFQLKQVTEQLSVRSLAVYDRGYGNASFVKATANIEADLLLRLASNRCVWGVPPVYSGRV is encoded by the coding sequence ATGATTTTCCAAAAACTACAAGAATTTCGCAAGTCGATATATGAATACCTTGGGACAGGAAAAGATGCAGTATTTGAAATAATGGATGCCGTCCTGACAAGTCCGAGCATTAGCTCGTATGTGAGTCTATCAATGAATCCATTATTTCGGCGAAAATGGTCAAGTATTTATGAGGGACTGCGGGATAGTCGACCAGTCAGAGCAAAGTTGATGAAACTGATGGTGCAAGAGTTGCCCACGGAAGAGCAACCTTTGTTAGCAGGAGATAATAGCGTATGGTTGCGACCAGATGCAGAAACGCTGAAGGAAAGAGGATTCCATCATGGCAAAGACGAAAGTATCGACGTAGGACAAAGCTACAGCACCTTGGCGTGGATTCCCGAAGCAAGTGGGAGTTGGGCACTACCGATAAAACATGAGCGGATCAGCAGTTTCGAGACTCCTGTGAGTAAAGCAGCCTTCCAACTCAAACAAGTCACAGAGCAGTTAAGCGTACGTTCACTAGCTGTCTATGACCGAGGATATGGGAATGCTAGTTTTGTCAAAGCAACAGCGAATATTGAGGCAGATCTATTGCTGCGTTTGGCATCTAATCGCTGTGTTTGGGGAGTTCCGCCAGTCTATAGTGGGAGAGTGTAA
- a CDS encoding hydantoinase B/oxoprolinase family protein, producing MSSDSEKVSKINTNSKWQFWIDRGGTFTDIVAQRPDGEIVLHKLLSENPDRYTDAPIQGIRDILGLSINEAIPIEQIAAIKMGTTVATNALLERKGDRTVLLITKGFRDALRIGYQHRPNIFARHIVLPEMLYEQVIEIEERYSAHGEVLISLNEDLAIQELQKAYDLGIRACAIALMHSYRYPHHEQRLAELAEQIGFTQVSVSHEISSLIKFVSRGDTTVVDAYLSPILKRYVDLVSAELNQTLTSSPSPVGEGNATLTPSPSPAGEGNATTKLMFMQSNGGLTEAKTFQGKNSILSGPAGGIVGAVQTCLQAGFEKIISFDMGGTSTDVAHYAGSYERSLSTEVAGVRLSTPMMAIHTVAAGGGSLLFFDGARYRVGPESAGAFPGPACYRNGGNLAVTDCNVMLGKLQPDFFPKVFGKDGNLPLDREVVVEKFTELAQTISQTTGQTVTPEVVAQGFLEIAVEKMAMAIKKISVQRGYDVSEYVLCCFGGAGGQHACAIADVLGMTQVFIHPYAGVLSAYGIGLADIRTIRDRSVESELNLELLAELETMAQNLSEEGKSEILQGNEDGDLQVETSLRLRYTGTDSSLTVIIPNPLNFSSQETFDYLRTNFEALHKDRYGFIFADKALIVEAIAVETIISRKKEKGKRKKANSQQPKANSQSNSQKAQVYMAGAWRETPVFQREDLRVGDRIVGAALIIDATGTNAIEPNWEAELNEDDCLILRRSPQYQNQMSGGEEIEVPLIKWDLGGSLPDPIKLEIFNNLFQSIAEQMGFTLQNTSASVNIRERLDFSCAIFDREGELVANAPHIPVHLGSMGESVKALIKEKGTENIHFGDVFATNNPYNGGTHLPDITVITPVFIDSEQPIFYVASRGHHADIGGITPGSMPSNSTSIEEEGILFDNFQLVKNGQFCEAETLALLTSSAYPARNPAQNIADLQAQIAANECGAKELKRMVNHYSATIVQAYMGFVRDNAEDAIRKAIANLAKEKDERRFVYPIDNGSQIVVSVSLDPIERTAKIDFTGTSAQLGNNFNAPLAVCKAVVLYVFRTLVDDDIPLNGGCLEPLEIIVPEGSMLNPVYPAAVVAGNVETSQAIANALYGALGVMAASQGTMNNFTFGSDRYQYYETICGGSGAGIDFDGTDAIQTHMTNSRLTDPEILEWRFPVLLEEFSIRANSGGKGKHRGGNGVTRRIKFLEPMTAAILSSSRVIPPFGLNGGEAGATGRNYVVRNDGTITDLTSTATVQMESGDTFVIETPAGGGYG from the coding sequence ATGAGTTCTGATTCGGAAAAGGTTAGCAAAATTAACACAAATTCTAAATGGCAGTTTTGGATTGATCGCGGTGGTACTTTTACCGATATTGTCGCCCAACGTCCCGATGGCGAGATTGTGCTGCATAAATTGCTTTCGGAAAATCCCGATCGCTACACCGATGCGCCGATTCAAGGAATTCGCGATATTTTAGGACTTTCGATCAATGAAGCAATTCCTATTGAGCAAATTGCCGCAATTAAAATGGGAACGACGGTGGCGACTAATGCTTTGTTAGAACGAAAAGGCGATCGCACGGTTTTATTAATTACTAAGGGATTCCGCGATGCCTTACGCATCGGCTATCAGCATCGCCCGAATATTTTTGCTCGCCATATTGTGTTACCTGAAATGCTCTATGAGCAGGTAATTGAAATAGAAGAACGTTATAGCGCTCATGGGGAAGTTCTCATTTCTTTAAATGAGGATTTGGCGATTCAAGAATTACAAAAAGCTTATGATTTAGGAATTAGGGCTTGTGCGATTGCTTTAATGCATAGTTATCGCTATCCGCACCATGAGCAAAGGTTAGCCGAATTAGCTGAGCAAATTGGCTTCACGCAAGTTTCTGTATCCCATGAAATTAGTTCCTTAATTAAGTTTGTTAGTCGTGGCGATACGACGGTTGTGGATGCCTATCTATCGCCAATTCTCAAACGCTATGTCGATCTCGTTAGTGCTGAACTTAATCAGACCCTCACCTCTAGCCCCTCTCCTGTGGGAGAGGGGAATGCGACCCTCACCCCTAGCCCCTCTCCCGCAGGAGAGGGGAATGCGACTACAAAATTAATGTTTATGCAGTCTAATGGCGGCTTGACGGAAGCGAAGACTTTTCAAGGGAAAAATAGTATTCTTTCGGGACCGGCAGGCGGGATTGTGGGGGCAGTGCAAACCTGTCTGCAAGCAGGTTTTGAGAAAATCATTAGTTTTGATATGGGTGGAACTTCTACAGATGTGGCGCATTATGCGGGAAGTTATGAGCGATCGCTATCTACAGAAGTTGCTGGGGTGAGGCTGAGTACACCGATGATGGCAATCCATACGGTGGCGGCGGGTGGCGGCTCGTTACTGTTTTTTGATGGCGCAAGGTATCGCGTAGGACCTGAATCAGCAGGCGCATTTCCTGGCCCCGCCTGTTATCGCAATGGCGGTAATTTAGCCGTAACCGATTGCAATGTGATGTTAGGGAAGTTACAGCCTGATTTCTTTCCGAAAGTATTTGGGAAAGATGGGAATTTGCCCCTCGATCGCGAAGTTGTGGTTGAGAAGTTTACGGAATTAGCGCAAACCATTAGCCAAACCACAGGTCAAACGGTTACGCCTGAAGTTGTCGCCCAAGGATTCCTAGAAATTGCTGTCGAAAAAATGGCGATGGCTATTAAGAAAATATCGGTGCAGCGCGGCTATGATGTCTCGGAATATGTCCTCTGTTGCTTTGGTGGTGCGGGTGGTCAGCACGCCTGCGCGATCGCGGATGTGTTAGGTATGACGCAGGTATTTATCCATCCCTACGCAGGGGTACTATCCGCCTATGGTATCGGTTTAGCGGATATTCGCACAATTCGCGATCGCTCGGTGGAGTCAGAGCTAAATTTAGAACTACTTGCGGAACTGGAAACTATGGCGCAAAATCTTAGTGAAGAGGGCAAGAGCGAGATTTTGCAAGGTAATGAGGATGGCGATTTGCAGGTTGAAACCAGTTTGCGACTGCGTTACACAGGTACAGATTCATCGCTAACTGTAATAATTCCGAATCCTCTCAACTTCTCTTCTCAAGAAACTTTTGATTATTTGCGAACTAATTTTGAAGCTTTGCACAAGGATCGCTATGGCTTCATCTTTGCAGACAAGGCTCTAATCGTTGAAGCGATCGCTGTGGAAACCATCATTTCAAGGAAAAAGGAGAAAGGAAAAAGGAAAAAGGCTAATAGCCAACAGCCAAAAGCTAATAGCCAATCTAACAGCCAAAAAGCCCAAGTCTATATGGCAGGCGCATGGCGCGAAACTCCTGTATTTCAGCGGGAGGATTTGCGGGTAGGCGATCGCATTGTAGGGGCAGCATTGATTATTGATGCGACGGGTACTAATGCGATCGAACCTAATTGGGAAGCAGAGTTAAATGAGGATGATTGTTTGATATTGAGGCGATCGCCTCAATATCAAAATCAAATGTCTGGAGGAGAAGAAATTGAAGTCCCCCTTATTAAGTGGGATTTAGGGGGATCTCTTCCCGATCCGATTAAATTAGAAATCTTTAATAATCTCTTTCAATCCATTGCCGAGCAGATGGGGTTTACCCTGCAAAATACGAGTGCAAGTGTGAATATCCGTGAGCGCTTGGACTTTTCCTGTGCGATTTTCGATCGCGAAGGCGAATTAGTTGCCAATGCACCGCATATTCCTGTGCATCTTGGATCGATGGGTGAAAGCGTCAAGGCTTTAATCAAAGAAAAGGGAACAGAAAATATCCATTTTGGTGATGTGTTTGCAACAAATAATCCCTATAACGGAGGAACCCATTTACCTGATATCACGGTAATTACGCCTGTATTTATTGATTCCGAACAGCCGATTTTTTATGTTGCTTCGCGCGGACATCATGCAGATATTGGTGGGATTACCCCCGGTTCCATGCCTTCTAATAGTACCAGTATCGAAGAAGAAGGAATTCTCTTTGACAATTTCCAACTTGTAAAAAATGGTCAGTTTTGCGAAGCGGAAACCCTCGCTTTATTAACTTCTAGTGCATATCCCGCCCGTAATCCTGCTCAAAATATTGCCGATTTACAAGCCCAGATCGCCGCCAATGAATGTGGAGCAAAGGAACTTAAGCGCATGGTGAATCATTATAGTGCGACAATAGTGCAAGCCTATATGGGTTTTGTGCGCGACAATGCAGAAGATGCTATTCGGAAGGCGATCGCTAATCTTGCCAAGGAAAAAGATGAACGTAGGTTTGTTTATCCGATTGATAATGGAAGTCAAATAGTTGTTTCCGTAAGTTTAGATCCCATTGAGAGAACGGCAAAGATTGACTTTACGGGAACTTCGGCGCAATTAGGAAATAACTTTAATGCGCCGCTTGCGGTGTGTAAAGCCGTTGTTTTGTATGTGTTCCGTACTCTCGTTGATGATGATATCCCTCTCAATGGGGGATGTTTGGAACCTTTGGAAATTATTGTTCCTGAAGGCTCGATGCTTAATCCTGTTTATCCTGCGGCGGTAGTGGCGGGAAATGTGGAGACTTCTCAGGCGATCGCCAATGCTTTGTATGGTGCATTGGGCGTGATGGCAGCCTCACAGGGGACGATGAATAACTTTACCTTTGGTAGCGATCGCTATCAATATTACGAAACTATTTGCGGCGGATCGGGTGCGGGGATTGATTTTGATGGTACTGATGCGATTCAAACGCACATGACCAATTCGCGACTCACCGATCCTGAGATTCTGGAATGGCGATTTCCTGTTCTTTTGGAAGAGTTCTCCATCAGGGCAAATAGTGGCGGGAAGGGCAAACACAGAGGCGGTAATGGTGTGACGAGGCGGATCAAGTTTCTAGAACCGATGACTGCGGCGATTTTGTCGAGTAGTCGCGTGATTCCTCCCTTTGGCTTAAATGGTGGCGAAGCGGGTGCAACTGGACGCAATTATGTAGTTAGGAATGATGGCACGATTACCGATTTAACCAGTACGGCGACAGTCCAAATGGAGTCTGGAGATACTTTTGTAATTGAAACTCCTGCGGGGGGAGGCTATGGATAG
- a CDS encoding SbcC/MukB-like Walker B domain-containing protein, whose product MRPLELIVEGFTSFRTRQVLDFTSLDLFAITGATGAGKTSLLDAITFALYDKVANKPNSSKELVSQGASQLKVEFRFEMRQTEYRVLRTWRNRGKTDEKKFLFDQLIDGEWERCDRVQKVEDIIGMDFETFTRVIILPQGQFDEFLKGEAGKRREILRQLAGFQIFEQMRKEASDRTSRFKAEREGLDKVLEGMQAPTQAEVEAQQLELANLEILIPELDLQAKQSQKLLEVEERLFAQIQQYQQLSLKLAQLQQDASQIQVLENQLRNAQLANSIMGTWTVLQTARKRVETAIADLASAKKQLEISRLDLDQQQQAYEQSRSEQIVAQSQIESQERNLARAESLHTQQQQSESELKRAEQNLQERSQVLQKANKAVTQAESDLQTINQNLQSFETALKNSQYDPTRLEQLRQIAEPLTQWQILQENLTKQQQKSTQFQTEIQKFTQQLEKTQQAIAKAESDSQTTNNALREAEASNLQALQTSHANALRAELHDGDHCPVCNHLYSLEGLPELPELALIDTTGLIKQKDVTERQLAKLLQDKAKIEASLEASQQQLQSQAQEIEDLESQLSKLKKQIDQVLKSAWQAVDILRDRQTLEAQESAYLKLIAEQKEIAIAAQNAENKLKTSQESLQLAQTEFDKSSQEKVLRESQLHEISQRLLEITNGKSYESLRQSILQAKQELSDRLKTIETRYQQARETFAKREESANKAQENHDLAIAEQSQQESNWQQELNSINFTELEFLAAQTSRSQMDAWQQQIENYQRQEQDLTTRLQMFAEAIAERTTDEQAIAKLREESQQAAESLQLASENRADLKAWLEQAYQKRQESQELEGRKLALQAQEQTYHTLAQDLQSNRFQEYILDSLQQELAHRASVLLQQLSEDRYILQIESGDYWVADNWNGGEKRRVRTLSGGETFAASLSMALALSEKLSMGIELGSLFLDEGFGTLDSETLESVTQILESLRQQDRLIGVITHIQSLAERLPTQIHVRKSINGSELVRI is encoded by the coding sequence ATGCGTCCTCTTGAATTAATTGTTGAAGGATTTACCAGTTTCCGCACTCGTCAAGTGTTAGATTTTACGAGCCTTGATTTGTTTGCGATTACGGGTGCAACGGGGGCAGGAAAAACTTCGCTATTGGATGCGATTACCTTTGCCCTTTATGACAAGGTGGCGAATAAGCCCAATTCCTCTAAAGAATTAGTTAGCCAAGGCGCGAGCCAGCTAAAAGTAGAATTTCGGTTTGAGATGCGCCAAACGGAATATCGGGTATTGCGAACTTGGCGTAATCGCGGCAAAACCGACGAGAAGAAATTCCTATTTGATCAGTTAATTGATGGGGAATGGGAAAGATGCGATCGCGTCCAAAAGGTAGAAGACATCATCGGGATGGACTTTGAGACTTTTACCCGTGTGATCATTTTGCCGCAGGGACAGTTTGATGAATTCCTCAAAGGTGAGGCGGGTAAGCGGCGCGAGATTTTGCGACAGTTGGCAGGATTTCAAATTTTTGAGCAAATGCGGAAAGAGGCAAGCGATCGCACTAGTCGTTTTAAAGCTGAGCGTGAAGGCTTAGATAAAGTCCTTGAAGGAATGCAAGCGCCAACGCAAGCGGAAGTGGAAGCCCAACAACTAGAGTTAGCGAATCTAGAAATTTTAATTCCTGAGTTGGATCTGCAAGCAAAGCAAAGTCAGAAACTTTTGGAAGTGGAAGAAAGACTCTTTGCTCAAATCCAGCAATACCAGCAGCTTTCTCTAAAATTAGCACAATTGCAACAGGACGCATCGCAAATCCAAGTTTTAGAAAATCAATTACGAAATGCTCAGTTAGCAAATTCGATTATGGGAACTTGGACAGTTCTCCAGACTGCGCGTAAGCGAGTAGAAACTGCGATCGCTGATCTTGCAAGCGCTAAGAAACAGCTAGAAATTTCGAGGCTAGATCTCGATCAGCAGCAACAAGCTTATGAACAATCTCGCTCAGAGCAGATCGTCGCCCAAAGTCAGATCGAGTCGCAAGAGCGCAATCTTGCTCGAGCAGAATCTCTCCATACACAGCAACAACAATCGGAATCTGAGTTAAAACGGGCAGAGCAGAATTTGCAAGAGCGATCGCAGGTTCTCCAAAAGGCAAATAAGGCTGTAACTCAAGCAGAATCAGATTTACAAACTATTAACCAAAATCTGCAAAGCTTTGAAACTGCTCTTAAAAATTCGCAATACGATCCCACTAGGCTCGAACAATTGCGTCAAATTGCTGAACCGCTTACACAATGGCAAATTCTACAAGAAAATCTCACTAAGCAACAGCAAAAATCAACCCAGTTCCAAACAGAGATCCAGAAATTCACGCAGCAACTCGAAAAGACACAACAGGCGATCGCTAAGGCTGAAAGTGATTCCCAAACTACGAATAATGCTCTCAGGGAAGCAGAAGCTTCTAATTTACAAGCCCTGCAAACTAGTCACGCTAACGCTTTACGGGCTGAGTTACATGATGGCGATCATTGCCCCGTTTGTAATCATCTCTATAGTTTAGAGGGATTGCCCGAACTTCCTGAATTAGCATTAATTGATACGACAGGATTGATAAAACAGAAGGATGTCACTGAGCGTCAGTTAGCGAAGTTATTACAAGATAAAGCAAAAATCGAGGCTAGTCTCGAAGCTTCACAGCAACAATTGCAAAGTCAAGCTCAGGAAATTGAGGATTTAGAATCACAACTTTCAAAATTGAAAAAACAAATCGATCAAGTTCTCAAGTCTGCTTGGCAAGCGGTCGATATTCTTCGCGATCGCCAAACGCTCGAAGCGCAAGAATCAGCTTATCTCAAGCTCATTGCCGAACAAAAGGAAATTGCGATCGCTGCTCAAAACGCCGAAAATAAACTTAAAACCAGTCAAGAAAGTCTGCAATTAGCCCAAACAGAATTTGATAAATCATCACAGGAAAAAGTCCTCAGAGAATCGCAATTACATGAAATTTCGCAACGGTTGCTAGAAATTACCAATGGCAAGAGTTATGAATCCTTGCGCCAAAGTATTTTGCAAGCAAAGCAGGAACTTAGCGATCGCCTCAAAACCATTGAAACCAGATATCAACAAGCCCGTGAAACCTTTGCTAAGCGGGAGGAATCAGCAAATAAGGCTCAAGAAAATCACGATCTTGCCATTGCTGAGCAATCTCAACAGGAATCTAATTGGCAACAGGAACTCAATTCCATTAACTTCACTGAACTAGAGTTTCTCGCCGCACAAACGTCGCGATCGCAAATGGACGCATGGCAACAACAAATCGAGAACTATCAGCGTCAAGAGCAGGATTTAACGACGCGCTTACAAATGTTTGCGGAAGCGATCGCTGAGCGAACTACTGATGAACAGGCGATCGCAAAATTGCGTGAGGAATCTCAACAAGCCGCAGAATCCTTACAGCTAGCCAGTGAAAATCGCGCCGACCTCAAAGCATGGCTAGAGCAAGCCTACCAAAAACGCCAAGAATCGCAGGAACTTGAAGGACGTAAACTAGCTCTTCAAGCACAAGAGCAAACCTATCACACCCTCGCTCAAGACTTGCAATCCAATCGCTTTCAGGAATATATTCTCGATAGTCTGCAACAGGAACTCGCTCATCGTGCCTCAGTTCTCTTACAACAACTTTCAGAAGATCGCTATATCCTCCAAATAGAAAGTGGTGACTATTGGGTAGCAGACAATTGGAATGGTGGCGAAAAGCGCCGCGTACGCACCCTGTCAGGTGGTGAAACCTTTGCAGCTTCCCTGTCAATGGCACTGGCGCTATCAGAAAAATTATCAATGGGGATCGAACTGGGTAGTCTCTTTCTTGATGAAGGTTTCGGCACGCTCGACAGTGAAACCCTCGAAAGCGTCACCCAAATCCTCGAGTCCTTGCGCCAACAGGATCGCTTAATCGGTGTGATTACCCACATCCAATCCCTAGCCGAGCGATTACCCACCCAAATTCACGTTCGCAAGTCCATCAATGGCTCAGAATTGGTGAGAATCTAA
- a CDS encoding transposase produces MPSVYQKASLNAILGLFLEAQGHPYPEHTQVKSASALSRFLNHYNWSTRGLIRATRLSILGQIAKHRPSKRVPLKILIDLTTLEKSGKFLHLSNPTPNEPDPWVRILNGKRGLHLVVLYLVYGEWRVPWSFRVWRGKGYSSPSDLACKLLGTVPKQLTQGKTVIVLADTEFSTVKFFNAVRAKSWRIVVGVRNNRKLQDGRTVKQLYPHGKRGQLILLEGLSTPLTISWFWLKRADSKRELRFVVSSHPYSGAYLVMLGRKRWAIEGFFKTIKHRFGLHCFGQSTKLGVYRWLILSLLSYLLAHWIDQWSFPPILDWKATCDLTLSVLFPSVLWLKLLRYLQISADIAARHGFEIILKPIPT; encoded by the coding sequence ATGCCAAGTGTGTATCAAAAAGCAAGTCTGAATGCAATATTAGGGCTATTTCTGGAAGCGCAAGGGCATCCCTATCCAGAACATACACAGGTAAAATCAGCGAGTGCATTAAGCCGATTTCTCAATCACTATAACTGGTCAACAAGAGGACTAATTCGAGCAACAAGGCTGTCAATTTTGGGGCAAATCGCCAAGCATCGCCCATCGAAGAGAGTGCCATTAAAGATACTGATAGACCTGACCACCTTAGAAAAAAGCGGCAAGTTTTTACATTTGAGCAATCCCACCCCAAACGAACCAGACCCATGGGTGAGAATCCTCAACGGAAAGCGAGGACTACATCTGGTTGTACTGTATCTGGTCTATGGAGAGTGGCGCGTACCATGGAGTTTTAGAGTATGGCGCGGCAAAGGATACTCCAGTCCCTCTGACTTAGCTTGTAAGTTATTGGGGACAGTACCCAAGCAACTAACCCAAGGCAAGACTGTGATTGTCCTTGCTGATACTGAGTTTAGTACGGTGAAGTTTTTCAATGCTGTCCGCGCCAAGTCTTGGCGCATCGTTGTCGGTGTCCGCAACAATCGTAAACTTCAAGATGGACGTACCGTCAAACAACTTTATCCCCATGGCAAACGTGGACAACTAATTTTACTGGAAGGGCTAAGTACGCCTTTGACGATCTCTTGGTTCTGGCTCAAAAGAGCCGATAGTAAACGGGAGTTACGCTTTGTGGTCTCTTCTCATCCTTATTCTGGCGCTTATCTGGTGATGTTAGGTCGTAAGCGTTGGGCGATTGAGGGATTCTTCAAAACCATCAAACATCGCTTTGGTTTGCATTGTTTTGGGCAATCTACAAAACTTGGCGTTTATCGTTGGCTTATCCTCTCTCTGCTTTCTTATCTTTTGGCTCATTGGATTGATCAATGGTCGTTTCCTCCCATCTTGGACTGGAAAGCTACCTGTGATTTAACCCTTTCTGTTTTATTCCCTTCTGTCCTTTGGTTGAAACTTCTCAGGTATCTTCAAATTAGTGCCGATATTGCTGCTCGTCATGGCTTTGAAATTATTCTCAAACCCATTCCCACTTGA
- a CDS encoding metallophosphoesterase family protein — protein sequence MRLIHTSDWHLGRKLKGVDRTPEIALALDEILKYAKEYEVDAVLVSGDIFDVPNPTTEAERVAYDFFYKLNQLSIPSVAIAGNHDSANRIDSLADLLSLAGVRALGRPRIAEEGGVVNLETASGKLCIGAMPFASERKLLAAEDVWNKDALEQRNDYKTTVTYVLQNLANAFKTDAVNVMLAHMTVNGAKFTGSEAAFYSGAVYSLSGQSIPSECQYVGLGHIHRPQQIPNAAPTYYAGSLIQVDFGEVGEEKGFNLIEVETGRPAKVQFQPLTCHKPLKRVECHLDQLDEHLEAHRDYEGYLKFAIAVNTPPIGLADRVRKVCPQAVIVEPKLIVNESAQVPEPKDYDRFDPIAEFQKFYSDREKNLSPEVITAFKELYMEFSEIPA from the coding sequence ATGCGTTTAATACATACTTCAGATTGGCATTTGGGAAGAAAGTTAAAAGGAGTTGATCGCACGCCTGAAATTGCCTTAGCCCTAGACGAAATCCTCAAATATGCAAAAGAATATGAAGTGGATGCCGTTTTAGTGTCAGGTGATATTTTCGACGTGCCAAATCCTACAACTGAAGCCGAGCGCGTTGCCTATGATTTTTTCTATAAGCTCAATCAGTTAAGCATTCCTTCCGTAGCGATCGCAGGAAATCATGACTCAGCAAATCGCATTGATAGCCTCGCCGATTTGCTATCGCTAGCAGGGGTGAGAGCTTTGGGTCGTCCTAGAATTGCTGAGGAGGGTGGGGTGGTCAATCTAGAAACTGCAAGTGGTAAACTTTGCATTGGTGCGATGCCCTTCGCCTCGGAACGGAAATTATTAGCTGCTGAGGATGTTTGGAATAAGGATGCTTTGGAACAGCGAAATGATTATAAAACTACGGTTACCTATGTTCTCCAGAATCTTGCTAATGCCTTTAAAACTGATGCAGTAAATGTGATGCTGGCGCATATGACCGTTAATGGAGCAAAGTTTACGGGTTCTGAGGCAGCTTTTTATAGTGGTGCTGTGTATAGTCTTTCGGGACAATCAATTCCCTCGGAATGTCAATATGTGGGCTTAGGGCATATCCATCGACCACAGCAAATTCCCAATGCGGCGCCGACCTATTATGCTGGTTCTCTAATTCAAGTGGATTTTGGGGAAGTGGGCGAAGAGAAAGGATTTAACTTAATTGAAGTGGAAACTGGTAGACCTGCGAAAGTGCAATTTCAGCCGCTTACTTGCCATAAGCCCCTCAAGCGCGTGGAATGTCATCTGGATCAACTGGATGAGCATCTAGAAGCCCATCGTGATTATGAAGGCTATTTGAAATTTGCGATCGCTGTGAATACACCGCCCATCGGACTTGCGGATCGGGTGCGAAAAGTTTGTCCACAAGCGGTGATAGTCGAGCCGAAGTTAATCGTAAATGAATCGGCACAGGTTCCTGAACCAAAGGATTACGATCGCTTCGATCCGATCGCTGAGTTTCAAAAGTTTTATAGCGATCGGGAAAAAAACTTATCTCCTGAAGTAATTACTGCTTTCAAAGAGTTGTATATGGAATTTAGTGAAATACCCGCTTAA
- a CDS encoding IS256 family transposase has protein sequence MNIRKELLDELLQECKTPPDLFGEGGILKQLTTALVERALEAELSMHLGYGKHEPRPEGQTNSRNGYSQKKVQGDFGVAEIAVPRDRQGEFEPQMVKKGQSRLSGLDEKIIALYARGMSVRDIQAQLQEMYGVEVSPTLISNVTDAVIDEVKQWQNRPLEAVYPIVFLDCLVIKVRDNGRVINKSLYFALGVNMDGYKELLGMWISPNEGAKFWLSVLTEIHNRGVKDILIACVDGLTGFPNAIETVFPKTQVQLCIVHMVRNSVAFVPWQQRKQVCADLKAIYSAATESEAEFNLELFAEKWDKQYPSISKSWRSHWANIIPFFAFPTEIRRAIYTTNAIESMNSSLRKVIKSQQIFPSDDAAFKLVYLAMRNISKKWTMPIRDWKPALNRFAILFEDRLHV, from the coding sequence ATGAATATACGCAAAGAATTGCTCGACGAATTGCTGCAAGAATGTAAAACACCACCTGACCTATTCGGAGAAGGAGGCATTCTGAAACAACTGACAACCGCGTTAGTGGAGCGAGCATTGGAAGCAGAACTATCCATGCATCTGGGCTACGGAAAACATGAACCAAGACCAGAAGGACAAACCAACAGTCGCAATGGCTATAGCCAGAAAAAAGTGCAAGGTGACTTTGGCGTAGCCGAAATCGCAGTCCCCCGAGATCGGCAAGGGGAGTTTGAACCGCAGATGGTGAAGAAAGGACAAAGTCGCTTGTCAGGACTAGATGAAAAGATCATTGCTCTCTACGCACGAGGTATGAGTGTCAGGGATATTCAAGCCCAGTTGCAAGAAATGTATGGTGTTGAAGTATCACCAACACTTATTTCCAATGTTACAGATGCAGTAATTGACGAGGTGAAGCAATGGCAAAACCGTCCCCTTGAAGCAGTCTATCCAATCGTCTTTCTGGACTGTCTAGTCATCAAAGTCCGAGACAATGGCAGAGTGATTAACAAATCCTTGTACTTTGCCTTGGGCGTGAATATGGACGGGTACAAGGAATTACTGGGTATGTGGATTTCTCCGAATGAAGGTGCGAAATTCTGGTTGTCAGTACTCACCGAAATTCACAACCGTGGGGTCAAAGATATTTTGATTGCATGTGTCGATGGCTTGACTGGTTTCCCTAATGCGATTGAGACGGTATTTCCTAAAACTCAGGTGCAGTTATGCATTGTCCACATGGTCAGAAACTCGGTCGCTTTTGTACCTTGGCAACAACGCAAGCAAGTTTGTGCTGACCTCAAGGCTATTTATAGCGCGGCGACGGAATCGGAGGCTGAGTTTAATCTCGAACTCTTTGCTGAAAAGTGGGACAAGCAATATCCATCAATCTCCAAGTCTTGGCGCAGTCATTGGGCAAACATTATCCCCTTCTTTGCTTTCCCGACCGAGATTCGCAGGGCGATTTATACCACCAATGCGATTGAGTCGATGAACAGTAGTTTGCGGAAGGTGATTAAATCCCAACAGATTTTTCCCTCTGATGATGCTGCTTTCAAGCTCGTTTATTTAGCAATGCGGAATATCTCGAAGAAGTGGACGATGCCGATTCGTGATTGGAAACCTGCTCTTAATCGCTTTGCCATCCTCTTCGAGGATCGTCTCCACGTCTAG